A portion of the Ferrimonas lipolytica genome contains these proteins:
- a CDS encoding isopenicillin N synthase family oxygenase, which yields MELVAVDYQAPDAAEQFVRSLHNTGFAVIKNHPISQELVETIYQQWGRFFLTDQKSNFRFDPKTQDGFFPADVSETAKGNDKKDLKEYFHFYPWGQCPDSLRVELASYYAQAGALASELLTWVQRFGPKELTNGYSEPLPSMVYGSDKTLLRVLHYPVLQGDEPKGAMRAAAHEDINLLTILPAANAKGLQLKDGQDWVEVAADFGHLVVNVGDMLQEASNGYFPSTTHRVVNPDSSDNSARISLPLFLHPRPEVVLSERYTAEGYLTERLKELGVL from the coding sequence ATGGAATTGGTTGCAGTAGATTACCAAGCCCCAGATGCGGCAGAGCAGTTTGTTCGCTCATTGCATAATACCGGCTTTGCAGTGATCAAGAATCATCCAATCTCACAAGAGTTGGTAGAAACCATTTATCAACAGTGGGGGCGCTTCTTTCTTACCGACCAGAAAAGCAATTTTCGTTTCGATCCGAAAACGCAGGATGGCTTCTTTCCTGCTGACGTATCAGAAACCGCGAAGGGCAACGACAAGAAAGATCTGAAGGAGTATTTCCACTTTTACCCTTGGGGGCAATGTCCTGACTCACTGCGAGTTGAATTGGCCAGCTACTATGCCCAAGCTGGGGCATTGGCCAGTGAGTTACTCACTTGGGTACAACGTTTTGGCCCCAAAGAGCTTACCAACGGCTATAGTGAACCATTGCCAAGCATGGTCTATGGCAGTGACAAAACCCTGCTTCGGGTGCTTCACTATCCGGTGTTGCAGGGTGATGAGCCAAAGGGGGCAATGCGGGCTGCCGCCCATGAAGATATCAACCTTTTGACCATCCTACCTGCAGCTAATGCTAAGGGGTTGCAGCTTAAAGACGGGCAAGATTGGGTTGAGGTGGCGGCAGACTTCGGTCATTTGGTGGTTAACGTTGGCGATATGCTGCAAGAGGCGTCTAACGGCTATTTCCCTTCGACCACTCACCGTGTGGTTAATCCAGACTCTAGTGATAATAGCGCTAGGATTTCACTGCCTTTGTTCTTGCATCCTCGACCAGAGGTGGTGTTGTCGGAACGGTATACCGCTGAAGGTTACCTTACCGAGCGATTAAAGGAGCTTGGCGTATTATAA
- a CDS encoding methyl-accepting chemotaxis protein, producing the protein MNLLKRLSIGNKIAIIIGVAVVSCVLLLALFSVHSTRNLERLELLQKSLYPSMQQLQSMSIKTDRIVDSLRTAVMVGETDMLESANEFRQQWLKSAQKLAAVQPIATQNPQLERLMQSYYSQAYALAKGMLDGTLDFQQMEAQAGKINNELEALQQFQTEMISSAQQAVDFAVQETNDGSSEAQFLAAALGLITIIMVLFIGWSVTRNITSGINSVTDSLKEIASGEADLTVRLKYDGKDELGELVSYFNQFVDTLQVLISQTKDNTLKLGEMATRLGQVSTVTNNNIASQSHAIEQTTGALSEMFASVKHISEHAAMASSAATQASTDCDEGRTLMRASVETINELAHDVKHTADEIGRLESHTNNVGSILDTIRSIAEQTNLLALNAAIEAARAGEHGRGFAVVADEVRNLASRTQISTQEIQVVLEELQSASKTAVAAMSRGSDRTETSVAQAENTGVSLNNISDQVSEISQTNHLIAAATEEQSATSEQIRNYIEEIQTMARQSTENTAELEDVSQSLLEINQQLVNEVNHFKV; encoded by the coding sequence ATGAATTTATTAAAACGATTATCTATCGGCAATAAGATTGCGATCATTATTGGTGTGGCAGTGGTTAGTTGTGTTTTGTTACTGGCACTGTTCAGCGTCCATAGTACGCGCAATCTCGAGCGACTGGAGCTGTTGCAAAAATCGCTTTATCCATCGATGCAGCAGTTGCAGTCGATGTCGATCAAGACGGATCGCATTGTTGATTCGCTGCGCACTGCAGTGATGGTGGGCGAAACCGATATGCTGGAAAGCGCGAATGAGTTCCGGCAACAATGGCTAAAGAGCGCGCAAAAGCTAGCAGCAGTGCAGCCAATCGCAACACAAAATCCACAGCTTGAGCGACTAATGCAAAGCTACTATAGCCAAGCGTATGCTCTAGCTAAAGGCATGCTGGATGGCACTCTCGACTTTCAGCAGATGGAGGCTCAAGCAGGGAAAATAAATAACGAGCTTGAGGCGTTACAACAATTCCAAACTGAGATGATTAGTTCGGCTCAGCAGGCAGTTGATTTTGCAGTGCAAGAAACCAATGATGGTAGCAGTGAAGCTCAATTTTTAGCCGCTGCATTAGGTTTAATTACTATTATTATGGTGCTGTTTATTGGCTGGTCAGTCACACGCAATATTACCAGCGGTATTAATAGTGTAACTGATTCCCTTAAAGAGATTGCCTCGGGTGAAGCTGATCTTACCGTTCGGTTAAAATATGATGGTAAAGATGAACTAGGAGAATTGGTTAGCTACTTTAATCAGTTTGTCGATACCTTGCAGGTGTTGATTAGCCAAACCAAAGATAACACCTTAAAGCTGGGTGAAATGGCAACTCGCTTAGGTCAAGTTAGTACAGTGACCAATAATAATATTGCCTCTCAATCCCACGCCATTGAGCAGACTACAGGCGCGCTAAGCGAAATGTTTGCCAGTGTAAAACACATTTCTGAACACGCGGCTATGGCCAGCAGTGCCGCGACCCAAGCCAGCACAGATTGTGATGAAGGTCGTACCTTGATGCGTGCCAGTGTTGAAACTATTAATGAGCTGGCCCACGACGTTAAACACACTGCTGATGAAATCGGCCGGCTAGAGAGTCATACCAATAATGTCGGTAGTATCTTAGACACCATCCGCAGTATTGCAGAGCAAACCAACTTGCTAGCACTTAATGCAGCTATTGAAGCGGCTCGTGCTGGTGAACATGGCCGAGGCTTTGCCGTTGTTGCTGATGAGGTACGTAACCTTGCATCACGGACCCAGATCTCCACTCAAGAGATTCAAGTAGTGTTAGAGGAGTTACAGAGTGCATCTAAGACTGCCGTTGCTGCGATGAGCCGCGGCAGTGACCGCACCGAAACCAGTGTTGCCCAAGCGGAAAATACCGGAGTGTCGTTGAACAATATCAGCGATCAGGTCTCGGAAATATCGCAAACCAACCATCTGATAGCCGCTGCAACCGAAGAGCAAAGTGCGACCTCAGAGCAGATCCGCAACTACATCGAAGAGATTCAAACTATGGCACGTCAATCGACGGAGAACACCGCTGAGCTCGAAGATGTAAGCCAATCTCTGCTAGAGATTAATCAGCAGCTAGTCAATGAAGTAAACCATTTCAAGGTTTAG
- a CDS encoding porin, with amino-acid sequence MELKKLSLFIALGLAMPTAMAATEANAEIDQLKSRVAQLESSVEVNSWIERFRVNGFASLAVGMAKDGAGYAGYNDDELNFSQDSLFAIQSTYQINSKMDATLQLISRGRDDWDLKTEWAFVSYEFDNGAQARAGKLRLPLFMLSDYLEVGYAYPFARPSAEVYSVSPVSSYTGVELLHTFDFDNSSLSVQPIWGEMSVLAEDSSFGEKSEFSDLYGLAATYEWERVTLRGSYFSSTSDKDNIDFLANKDVDFYGFGFRYDANEFMLMSEYTIIEVDDEYPDTDSFYAALSYPIGSVTPYIMYSVVESQDDDDRVMPMGLRSALDVERTTYSVGARWDFIAGAALKFDVSYSDDFNGSSAALEGNIGELAGLPGVPVVVDNFDEALVYTVKLDVMF; translated from the coding sequence ATGGAATTGAAAAAACTTAGCTTATTCATTGCGTTAGGGCTAGCTATGCCAACCGCGATGGCCGCAACCGAGGCCAATGCTGAAATCGACCAATTAAAGAGTCGAGTGGCACAATTGGAATCAAGTGTGGAAGTAAACAGCTGGATTGAACGCTTTAGGGTAAATGGCTTTGCATCACTTGCTGTAGGCATGGCGAAAGATGGTGCCGGTTACGCAGGTTATAATGACGATGAGCTCAACTTCTCTCAAGACAGCTTGTTTGCTATTCAAAGCACCTACCAAATCAACAGTAAAATGGATGCAACGTTACAGCTGATATCCCGCGGCCGTGATGATTGGGATCTAAAAACTGAATGGGCCTTTGTGTCCTATGAGTTTGATAATGGCGCCCAAGCTCGCGCAGGTAAGCTGCGATTGCCGCTGTTTATGCTGTCCGATTACTTAGAGGTAGGTTATGCCTATCCATTTGCGCGTCCATCGGCAGAGGTCTATAGCGTCTCTCCGGTTAGCTCCTATACCGGTGTTGAACTGCTACATACCTTCGATTTCGATAATTCATCACTGAGTGTCCAGCCAATTTGGGGTGAGATGTCGGTTCTAGCTGAAGACAGTAGCTTTGGTGAGAAGTCTGAATTCAGCGACCTTTATGGTTTAGCTGCTACTTACGAGTGGGAGCGAGTTACCTTGCGCGGTAGCTATTTTTCGTCGACCTCTGATAAGGATAATATCGATTTTTTAGCTAATAAAGACGTTGATTTTTATGGCTTTGGTTTTCGTTATGATGCTAACGAATTTATGCTGATGTCTGAGTACACCATTATAGAAGTCGATGATGAGTACCCAGATACAGATTCTTTCTATGCCGCTTTGTCATATCCAATTGGTTCAGTGACACCGTACATCATGTACTCGGTGGTTGAGAGTCAGGATGACGACGATCGTGTTATGCCTATGGGTTTGCGTTCAGCACTCGACGTTGAACGTACTACCTATTCTGTGGGAGCTCGCTGGGACTTTATTGCCGGTGCGGCGCTTAAGTTCGACGTGAGTTACTCTGACGATTTCAACGGCAGCTCCGCCGCCCTCGAAGGCAATATTGGTGAGCTAGCTGGATTGCCCGGTGTGCCAGTTGTCGTTGATAACTTTGATGAAGCACTGGTGTACACCGTTAAACTCGACGTGATGTTCTAA
- a CDS encoding phosphate ABC transporter substrate-binding protein, with the protein MKKLSIALVGIALSVSAQADVVLVGNPAAAELSQTNASKLFLGKMKTLPWGGKPKLIELQDGNPLRLEFHQKVTGKTEAQLKSYWSRLVFTGKAAAPSQVTSAAQVKQQVAGNSAAVGYIDQADVDDSVKVLLTP; encoded by the coding sequence ATGAAAAAACTGTCTATTGCCTTAGTGGGTATTGCGTTAAGTGTGTCTGCTCAAGCCGATGTGGTGCTGGTTGGTAACCCCGCAGCTGCTGAGCTCAGTCAAACGAACGCCTCTAAGCTGTTTCTAGGTAAGATGAAAACCCTACCTTGGGGCGGCAAACCGAAGTTGATTGAGCTGCAAGACGGCAATCCATTACGGCTTGAATTTCATCAAAAGGTAACCGGTAAGACCGAAGCACAGCTTAAGTCTTATTGGTCACGCTTGGTGTTCACCGGCAAAGCTGCAGCACCGTCGCAAGTAACTTCTGCGGCACAAGTTAAACAGCAAGTTGCAGGTAATTCAGCGGCGGTTGGCTATATCGATCAAGCTGATGTAGATGACAGCGTTAAGGTGCTACTAACGCCATAA
- a CDS encoding formate--tetrahydrofolate ligase, producing MKSDLAISQQTTLKPISVIAAQAGILADEVTSYGDTKAKLKFSLLKRAEAEAQGKLVVVTAITPTPLGEGKTVTTIGLAQGLQRIGTKVMACIRQPSMGPVFGVKGGAAGGGYSQVAPMEELNLHLSGDIHAVAAAHNLAAAAIDARLFHEQQLGNEFTAKTGLSRVDIDPNRIAWRRSVDMNDRALRRVTIGINRPGSSANGIERESGFDITAASELMAVLALAADLADLRQRLGKVVLAYNIDGKPVTAEDIQVAGAMAAVMRDAAQPTLMQTLEGVPTLVHAGPFANIAHGNSSIIADKMALGLADVVVTEGGFGSDMGFEKACNIKARAAGKSPDAGVVVATLRGLKANSGVYDLRPGQTLPQAIFEPDQHALEAGFANLQWHINNVKRYGIPVVVALNRFPQDSDAELQWLQQQVEAQGASVAISEAFSKGGEGAELLAQRVVEALAQPSEQSFQYLYDVEQCIEHKLLTMVEAGYGGAGIELSEQAKADILTLAKLGYSNLPLCMAKSPLSISHNPALKGVPRDFTVPISSLKLCAGSGFIYVLTGNVMTMPGLSATPAYLNIDIDADGNITGLDE from the coding sequence ATGAAGTCCGACTTAGCTATTTCACAACAGACCACACTGAAACCCATTAGCGTTATTGCCGCTCAAGCCGGAATCTTAGCTGATGAGGTAACATCCTATGGTGATACCAAGGCCAAACTGAAGTTTTCGCTGTTAAAGCGAGCAGAAGCTGAAGCTCAAGGGAAATTGGTTGTAGTAACGGCGATCACACCGACACCGCTAGGCGAAGGTAAAACTGTGACCACGATAGGTTTGGCCCAAGGTCTACAACGTATTGGCACCAAGGTGATGGCATGTATTCGTCAACCGTCAATGGGGCCAGTATTTGGGGTTAAGGGAGGTGCAGCTGGCGGTGGTTATAGCCAAGTTGCGCCGATGGAAGAGCTGAATCTTCATTTAAGTGGAGATATTCATGCGGTAGCGGCCGCACATAACCTTGCTGCGGCAGCCATCGATGCCCGACTGTTCCACGAGCAGCAGCTTGGTAATGAGTTTACAGCTAAGACGGGGTTGTCACGGGTTGATATCGATCCTAACCGGATTGCGTGGCGTCGTAGTGTTGATATGAACGATCGCGCACTGCGCCGGGTCACCATTGGCATCAATAGGCCGGGCTCAAGCGCCAATGGCATCGAACGCGAAAGCGGCTTTGATATTACTGCTGCGTCTGAGTTAATGGCAGTGTTGGCATTGGCTGCTGATTTAGCCGATTTACGTCAGCGCCTTGGTAAGGTGGTGTTGGCCTATAATATCGATGGTAAACCGGTTACTGCTGAAGATATTCAGGTGGCTGGTGCGATGGCAGCAGTAATGCGCGACGCGGCCCAGCCGACACTAATGCAAACCTTAGAGGGTGTGCCTACCTTGGTGCATGCTGGCCCATTCGCCAACATCGCGCACGGCAACTCCTCCATTATTGCTGATAAAATGGCACTTGGCCTAGCCGATGTAGTCGTTACAGAGGGTGGGTTTGGCTCAGATATGGGCTTTGAGAAAGCCTGTAATATTAAAGCGCGTGCCGCGGGTAAATCCCCAGATGCCGGTGTTGTTGTTGCTACCTTACGTGGCCTAAAAGCCAACTCTGGGGTGTATGATTTACGCCCAGGACAGACGCTGCCGCAGGCGATTTTCGAACCAGATCAACATGCCCTTGAAGCTGGCTTTGCTAACTTGCAATGGCACATTAATAACGTTAAGCGTTATGGGATTCCAGTTGTGGTGGCCTTAAATCGCTTTCCGCAAGACAGCGATGCCGAGCTGCAATGGCTGCAACAGCAAGTGGAAGCTCAAGGTGCATCGGTGGCCATTTCTGAAGCATTTAGTAAAGGCGGCGAGGGTGCTGAATTGTTAGCACAGCGAGTGGTTGAGGCTCTAGCACAACCATCAGAACAGTCGTTCCAATATCTGTATGATGTTGAACAATGCATTGAGCATAAGCTACTAACGATGGTGGAAGCAGGTTACGGTGGTGCTGGGATAGAGCTTAGTGAACAAGCCAAGGCCGATATCCTAACGTTGGCTAAGTTGGGCTATAGTAATCTACCGTTATGTATGGCCAAGTCACCGTTGTCAATCAGTCACAACCCCGCGTTAAAGGGAGTTCCTCGTGACTTTACGGTGCCAATCTCGTCGCTAAAACTGTGTGCTGGCTCAGGTTTCATTTATGTCTTAACCGGCAATGTCATGACCATGCCAGGTTTGTCGGCGACGCCCGCTTACTTAAATATCGACATCGATGCCGATGGCAATATTACCGGCCTGGATGAGTGA
- a CDS encoding DUF1456 family protein, producing the protein MINNDVLRMVRDLLEYDDATMTDVFALAEHTIDVDTVHAMLLTNGDQNYQKCDDELLATFLNGLINKLRGKKEGALPLAETHINNNGVFMKLRIALNLQAEQVLETLALGGVELSKHELSAFFRKPNNKHYRDCNDATLVAFLRGAALR; encoded by the coding sequence ATGATTAATAACGATGTACTGCGCATGGTGCGAGATTTACTTGAATACGATGATGCCACCATGACCGATGTGTTTGCGTTAGCTGAGCACACCATCGACGTAGACACCGTCCATGCCATGTTGTTAACCAACGGCGACCAAAATTATCAGAAGTGTGACGATGAGCTTCTGGCGACCTTTTTGAATGGTTTGATCAACAAGCTGCGTGGTAAAAAAGAGGGTGCTCTACCACTCGCAGAAACACATATCAACAACAATGGTGTGTTTATGAAACTGCGTATCGCTTTGAATTTGCAAGCTGAACAAGTTTTGGAAACCCTAGCGCTGGGCGGTGTAGAGCTGAGTAAGCACGAACTGAGTGCGTTTTTCCGTAAACCGAATAACAAACACTACCGTGACTGTAATGACGCAACCCTAGTCGCGTTTTTACGTGGTGCGGCGTTGCGATAA
- a CDS encoding VOC family protein, whose amino-acid sequence MFSHIMIGANDMQQSKRFYDAVFAELGYSAGTMDEKGRCFYITPTGVFALTKPIDGKDATHGNGSTIGFAAASPQQADAWHQAGLTNGGSACEEPPGIRAGGSIGDLYIAYLRDPSGNKICALHR is encoded by the coding sequence ATGTTCAGTCACATCATGATTGGCGCCAATGACATGCAGCAATCTAAGCGGTTTTACGATGCCGTATTTGCTGAGCTTGGCTACAGCGCAGGCACCATGGACGAGAAAGGGCGCTGTTTCTATATTACTCCAACCGGAGTCTTTGCACTTACCAAGCCGATAGATGGTAAGGACGCGACTCACGGCAATGGCAGCACCATTGGTTTTGCAGCAGCGTCGCCCCAACAGGCGGATGCTTGGCATCAGGCTGGTCTTACCAACGGCGGTAGCGCCTGTGAAGAACCACCTGGGATCCGTGCTGGTGGTTCTATAGGGGATCTCTATATCGCCTACCTGCGTGATCCATCAGGTAATAAAATCTGCGCGTTACATCGTTAA
- a CDS encoding PBPRA1643 family SWIM/SEC-C metal-binding motif protein: MSKFFFKGKIEKKPKHESFGYNTKREVKLGSEEMPLSLQVATEARRAEIQAQVEQHNLVATIAVIADQAEDITQLDAIVSKPETVTTAATPGRNDPCTCGSGKKFKKCCG, from the coding sequence ATGTCTAAGTTTTTCTTTAAAGGCAAAATTGAGAAGAAACCCAAGCACGAAAGTTTCGGCTACAACACCAAACGTGAAGTAAAGCTGGGTAGCGAAGAGATGCCGTTATCATTGCAAGTTGCTACCGAAGCGCGCCGCGCAGAGATTCAAGCACAGGTTGAGCAACACAATTTGGTTGCCACCATTGCAGTGATCGCCGATCAAGCTGAAGATATCACGCAACTGGACGCGATAGTTTCCAAGCCGGAAACCGTTACCACCGCGGCGACCCCAGGTCGTAATGACCCATGCACTTGCGGCAGTGGTAAAAAATTCAAGAAGTGCTGCGGTTAA
- a CDS encoding MBL fold metallo-hydrolase, with the protein MKYQIIPVTPFQQNCSLVWCEATKQAAVIDPGGDIERIVSAAETLGVTIEQIWLTHGHIDHVGGADKLAKQLQVNILGPHEADKFWLDALDQQSQKFGFPRIEPFTSTRFLIEGDRLNLGEIELEVIHTPGHTPGHVVFFHRSSATAFVGDVLFHGSIGRTDFPMSDHQALIDSITQKLWPLGDNVSFIPGHGPGATFADERRKNPFVADSVLG; encoded by the coding sequence ATGAAGTACCAGATCATCCCAGTGACCCCATTTCAGCAAAACTGCTCACTAGTGTGGTGTGAAGCCACTAAACAAGCAGCAGTGATCGATCCCGGCGGCGACATTGAGCGCATCGTTAGTGCAGCTGAAACCCTCGGGGTGACCATTGAACAGATCTGGCTTACCCACGGTCATATTGATCATGTAGGTGGTGCGGATAAGTTGGCTAAGCAGCTTCAGGTTAATATCCTTGGCCCGCACGAAGCCGACAAGTTCTGGTTGGACGCGCTTGATCAGCAGTCGCAAAAGTTTGGCTTCCCACGTATTGAACCCTTCACCTCAACTCGATTCTTAATCGAGGGTGACCGTCTTAACTTAGGTGAAATTGAGTTAGAAGTAATCCATACCCCAGGTCATACGCCGGGCCACGTGGTGTTTTTCCACCGCTCTAGCGCGACCGCCTTTGTTGGTGACGTGCTGTTCCATGGTTCCATTGGCCGTACCGATTTTCCTATGTCCGATCACCAAGCACTTATTGACTCTATTACTCAAAAACTGTGGCCATTGGGCGATAACGTTAGCTTTATTCCGGGGCATGGCCCAGGTGCGACCTTTGCTGATGAACGTCGTAAGAACCCGTTTGTTGCCGATTCGGTATTGGGTTAA
- a CDS encoding glycerate kinase → MKIVVAPDSFKESLTAMEAATQIEAGILAAMPTAKVVKLPAADGGEGTTQTLVDATGGRFIEITACDPLGRPNQAKFALLGDGKTAVVEMAEASGLHLVAPEQRNPLNTCSFGTGELIKAALDCGIDTLLLGLGGSATNDGGAGMVKALGAKLLDADGNHISSGGAALAALSSIDLSGIDKRLQQIDIQVACDVDNPLCGATGASAIFGPQKGATEAMVQQLDSALAHFGRCIEQQLNIDVINNAGAGAAGGMGAGAIAFLKATLRPGVDLVLDAIALDSYLADADLVITGEGRLDAQSVHGKTPIGVAKRAKQFNLPVIAIAGSLKEDAKVLSEHGLDAMFACVPAPMSFELVKLGAAENLKQTATNVIRVWSLAQKLEFN, encoded by the coding sequence GTGAAGATCGTCGTTGCCCCAGATTCATTTAAAGAGAGCTTAACCGCGATGGAAGCGGCTACCCAAATTGAAGCAGGGATCCTTGCTGCTATGCCAACTGCCAAAGTGGTTAAACTGCCGGCAGCCGATGGTGGTGAAGGCACAACTCAAACCTTGGTTGATGCCACCGGCGGACGCTTTATTGAGATTACTGCCTGTGACCCGCTTGGCCGCCCAAATCAAGCCAAGTTTGCGCTATTAGGCGATGGCAAGACTGCAGTGGTGGAGATGGCAGAAGCGTCTGGGTTACACCTGGTAGCACCGGAGCAACGCAACCCTCTCAATACCTGTAGCTTTGGTACCGGCGAACTCATCAAGGCTGCATTGGACTGTGGTATCGATACGCTGTTACTTGGGCTAGGTGGCAGCGCCACCAATGACGGCGGAGCCGGTATGGTAAAAGCCCTAGGTGCCAAGCTATTGGATGCTGATGGTAATCATATTAGCTCTGGTGGTGCTGCTTTGGCTGCCCTGTCGAGCATCGATTTAAGCGGTATCGATAAGCGTTTACAACAGATCGATATCCAGGTGGCGTGCGACGTTGATAATCCGTTGTGCGGAGCTACCGGTGCCTCGGCCATTTTTGGCCCACAAAAAGGCGCTACTGAGGCCATGGTGCAGCAACTCGACAGCGCCTTGGCTCATTTTGGCCGTTGCATTGAACAACAGCTAAATATAGACGTAATCAATAACGCCGGCGCCGGTGCTGCCGGTGGAATGGGTGCTGGTGCTATCGCTTTCCTTAAAGCCACGCTCCGTCCTGGAGTGGACTTGGTATTGGATGCCATTGCGCTGGATAGCTACCTTGCCGACGCCGATCTGGTTATTACTGGCGAAGGTAGGCTTGATGCTCAAAGCGTGCACGGAAAAACCCCGATTGGAGTGGCAAAACGAGCAAAGCAATTCAACCTGCCTGTTATTGCGATCGCCGGCAGTTTAAAAGAGGACGCCAAGGTGTTGAGCGAACACGGGCTTGATGCCATGTTTGCCTGCGTACCGGCACCGATGAGTTTTGAACTGGTTAAATTAGGGGCTGCAGAAAACCTAAAACAAACCGCAACCAACGTCATACGCGTTTGGTCACTGGCGCAAAAGCTCGAGTTTAATTAG